One Lacunisphaera limnophila DNA window includes the following coding sequences:
- a CDS encoding nucleoside monophosphate kinase, protein MESPNGKNTPPVPASAAAPAPAANPHDLEIKDALVIFSPIWEDLESHYGREHLRFPKEIILLGGAPGAGKGTNTDFIARTRGLTCEPVVMSALLDTPEMKRIKDAGNMIGDREVLAVLLRELLKPEYRDGVILDGFPRTKVQVECLKMLFEKMVQLRREFYATPLAIHFRHPVIQIVVLFIDEKESVARQLKRGLETKMHNEEVRRTGHGVMLEERATDFDDKLARRRYRVFKEQTWDALLSLKDIFHYHLINAQVPIAEVEQNIVGELEYQSSLELDPSTFDRLRTLPLASEIVVHARQELVRRLDHYELTQPELFQRVVNLIGKKIMPIVMRHALSGHANINSEDPVLNEPDALAMFIDIFSERGFHAVVDVHRIEVPDCFDQATGKITCRVKKVYRTIIRFKGSEIRRG, encoded by the coding sequence ATGGAATCGCCCAACGGCAAAAACACCCCTCCGGTCCCCGCCTCCGCTGCGGCCCCGGCTCCCGCCGCCAACCCGCATGACCTTGAGATCAAGGACGCCCTGGTGATCTTTTCGCCGATTTGGGAGGACCTCGAATCCCACTACGGCCGCGAGCACCTGCGGTTCCCGAAGGAGATCATCCTCCTCGGCGGCGCCCCCGGCGCCGGCAAGGGCACCAACACCGACTTCATCGCCCGCACCCGCGGGCTCACCTGCGAGCCGGTTGTCATGAGCGCGCTGCTCGACACCCCGGAGATGAAGCGGATCAAGGACGCCGGCAACATGATCGGTGACCGCGAGGTGCTCGCCGTGCTGCTGCGCGAGCTGCTCAAGCCCGAGTACCGCGACGGCGTCATCCTCGACGGCTTCCCCCGCACCAAGGTGCAGGTCGAGTGCCTCAAGATGCTCTTCGAGAAAATGGTCCAGCTCCGGCGCGAGTTCTACGCCACCCCGCTGGCCATCCATTTCCGCCACCCGGTCATCCAGATCGTCGTCCTCTTCATCGACGAGAAGGAGAGCGTCGCCCGCCAGCTCAAGCGCGGCCTGGAAACCAAGATGCACAACGAGGAGGTGCGGCGCACCGGCCATGGCGTCATGCTGGAGGAGCGCGCCACCGACTTCGACGACAAGCTCGCCCGCCGTCGTTACCGCGTGTTCAAGGAGCAGACCTGGGACGCCCTGCTCTCGCTGAAGGACATCTTTCACTACCACCTGATCAACGCGCAGGTCCCCATCGCGGAGGTCGAGCAGAACATCGTCGGCGAACTCGAGTACCAGAGCTCGCTCGAGCTCGACCCGAGCACCTTCGACCGCCTGCGCACCCTGCCGCTCGCGAGTGAGATCGTGGTCCATGCCCGGCAGGAACTGGTCCGCCGGCTCGACCATTACGAGCTCACGCAGCCGGAGCTGTTCCAGCGCGTCGTGAACCTTATCGGGAAAAAGATCATGCCGATCGTGATGCGGCACGCCCTCTCCGGCCACGCCAACATCAACAGCGAGGACCCCGTCCTGAACGAACCCGACGCCCTGGCCATGTTTATCGACATCTTCTCCGAGCGCGGTTTCCACGCCGTCGTCGATGTGCACCGCATCGAGGTGCCGGACTGCTTCGACCAGGCGACCGGCAAGATTACCTGCCGCGTGAAGAAGGTCTACCGCACCATCATCCGCTTCAAAGGCTCCGAGATCCGCCGCGGCTGA
- a CDS encoding U32 family peptidase: protein MSAPTPTEAPPPHPVLTRPEILSPAGDWDCVRAAVENGADAVYFGLERFNARMRAKNFTVADLPKLMEFLHRRGVRGYVTFNVLVFADELSAAEDYLRAIIASGVDAAIVQDIGICRLIRAISPDFPIHTSTQMTVTSAAGVEFARDLGANLVVLARENSLKDITAIREAQQSAAGPLPLEVFVHGALCVAYSGQCLTSESLGGRSANRGECAQACRMPYELVSDGAPVDLGDRRYLLSPQDLSGLEVLPELIRAGVASLKIEGRLKSPEYVANITRVYRRALDTAMAEFASGQLSSVAPAPTARGEAAPAPFDPQSARYDLEMGFSRGLYTGWFRGINNQELAHARFGTKRGVFLGTVTRVGRDHVALTLVAPLKPGDGLVFDAGRPDEKEEGGRVYQVETRGGETVLRFGQGDLDFSRIQPGQLLWKTNDPELDRRVRQSYEGDQIRFRRPLHLEVHGHAGAPLTLIARTEEGHVARMDTTSTLVVAQKQPLSTERLRDQLGRLGGTPFVLGELDNQLEGDVIVAVSELNDVRRRLITAVDTLRAAPQRWTMNPATLGPVAASLLATDAAVPGPVAPAPDAPPELIVVIRHLHQLEAAWATGARTIYCEFEDPKKYREAVTRFRELRGNDPAASLWVIPPRVFKPGEEWILRQVLSSEADGYLVRNYDHLPWFAAHRRRGDFSLNVANPLTAGHFINHHGLERVTASYDLNVAQLEALLQGAPAAWFDITLHQHMPMFHMEHCVFCAFLSTGTDYRNCGRPCDRHDVRLRDRVGAEHPLKADAGCRNTVYNSRAQTGAEFADRLLALGARSFRIEFLNESADELQRTVSRYRQLLRGELSGGELWREFKLINQLGVTRGQLESAPPLMRRKP from the coding sequence ATGTCCGCACCCACCCCAACTGAAGCCCCCCCGCCCCACCCGGTGCTGACCCGGCCGGAGATCCTGTCACCCGCGGGGGACTGGGACTGCGTGCGGGCGGCCGTGGAAAATGGCGCGGATGCCGTTTACTTCGGCCTCGAGCGCTTCAACGCGCGCATGCGGGCCAAAAACTTCACCGTCGCGGACCTGCCCAAACTGATGGAATTCCTTCACCGGCGCGGGGTCCGGGGCTACGTGACCTTCAACGTCCTGGTCTTCGCGGATGAACTATCCGCCGCGGAAGATTACCTGCGCGCCATCATCGCGTCCGGCGTGGACGCCGCCATCGTGCAGGACATCGGGATCTGCCGGCTAATCCGTGCCATCTCCCCCGACTTCCCGATCCACACCTCCACGCAGATGACGGTCACCAGCGCCGCCGGCGTGGAATTTGCCCGCGATCTCGGCGCCAACCTGGTCGTGCTCGCCCGCGAGAACTCGCTGAAGGACATCACCGCGATCCGGGAGGCCCAGCAATCCGCCGCTGGCCCGCTGCCGCTCGAGGTCTTTGTGCACGGCGCCCTCTGCGTCGCCTACTCGGGGCAGTGCCTGACGAGCGAGTCGCTCGGCGGCCGCTCCGCCAACCGCGGCGAATGCGCCCAGGCGTGCCGCATGCCCTATGAACTGGTCTCCGATGGCGCGCCGGTGGACCTGGGCGACCGGCGCTACCTGCTGAGTCCGCAGGACCTTTCCGGCCTCGAGGTCCTGCCCGAGCTCATCCGCGCCGGGGTGGCCTCCCTCAAGATCGAAGGCCGGCTCAAGAGCCCGGAATACGTGGCGAACATCACCCGCGTCTACCGCCGCGCGCTGGACACCGCCATGGCGGAATTTGCCTCGGGCCAGCTGTCATCCGTTGCGCCGGCACCGACGGCGCGCGGGGAAGCCGCTCCGGCCCCCTTCGACCCCCAATCCGCCCGCTACGACCTGGAAATGGGCTTTTCCCGCGGCCTCTACACCGGCTGGTTCCGCGGGATCAACAATCAGGAACTCGCCCACGCCCGCTTCGGCACCAAGCGCGGGGTCTTCCTGGGCACTGTGACGCGGGTGGGCCGCGACCATGTGGCGCTGACTCTGGTGGCCCCACTCAAGCCCGGCGACGGCCTCGTCTTCGACGCCGGCCGGCCCGACGAGAAGGAGGAAGGCGGCCGCGTCTACCAGGTGGAAACCCGCGGCGGCGAGACCGTCCTGCGTTTCGGCCAGGGCGATCTCGATTTTTCCCGCATTCAGCCGGGCCAGCTCCTCTGGAAGACCAACGACCCCGAGCTGGACCGGCGCGTGCGTCAGTCCTACGAGGGCGACCAGATCCGCTTTCGCCGCCCGTTGCACCTTGAGGTGCACGGCCATGCCGGGGCCCCGCTGACGCTGATCGCCCGGACGGAGGAGGGCCATGTCGCCCGGATGGATACCACGTCCACCTTGGTCGTGGCCCAAAAGCAGCCCCTTTCCACCGAGCGCCTGCGCGACCAACTCGGCCGCCTCGGCGGCACGCCGTTCGTGCTCGGAGAACTCGACAACCAGCTGGAGGGCGACGTCATCGTGGCCGTCAGCGAACTGAACGACGTCCGTCGCCGGCTGATCACGGCCGTGGACACGCTCCGCGCCGCCCCGCAACGCTGGACGATGAATCCGGCCACGCTCGGCCCGGTGGCCGCGAGCCTGCTCGCGACCGATGCGGCCGTCCCGGGGCCGGTCGCCCCTGCGCCGGATGCGCCCCCCGAGCTGATCGTCGTCATCCGCCACCTGCACCAGCTGGAGGCCGCTTGGGCCACCGGCGCCCGCACGATCTACTGTGAATTTGAGGATCCGAAAAAATACCGCGAGGCGGTCACGCGGTTCCGGGAGCTCCGGGGCAATGACCCGGCTGCCTCCCTGTGGGTGATCCCGCCGCGCGTCTTCAAGCCCGGCGAAGAATGGATCCTGCGCCAGGTTCTCTCCAGCGAAGCCGACGGCTACCTGGTGCGCAACTACGACCACCTGCCCTGGTTCGCCGCTCACCGCCGTCGCGGGGATTTCTCCCTCAACGTCGCCAACCCGCTCACCGCCGGGCATTTCATCAACCACCACGGTCTGGAGCGCGTGACCGCCTCCTACGACCTGAACGTGGCGCAGCTCGAAGCCCTCCTGCAAGGCGCGCCCGCCGCCTGGTTCGACATCACCCTCCACCAGCACATGCCCATGTTTCACATGGAGCACTGCGTGTTCTGCGCGTTCCTGTCGACGGGCACCGACTACCGGAACTGCGGCCGGCCCTGCGACCGGCACGACGTGCGCCTCCGCGACCGGGTCGGGGCCGAACACCCGCTCAAGGCCGATGCCGGCTGCCGCAACACGGTCTACAATTCCCGCGCCCAGACCGGGGCCGAGTTCGCCGACCGCCTCCTCGCCCTGGGTGCCCGCTCCTTCCGCATCGAATTCCTGAACGAATCCGCCGACGAGCTGCAACGCACCGTCAGCCGGTACCGCCAGCTCCTGCGCGGCGAGCTTTCCGGGGGGGAACTGTGGCGTGAATTCAAGCTCATCAATCAGCTGGGGGTCACCCGGGGGCAGTTGGAAAGCGCGCCCCCGCTGATGCGGCGGAAACCCTAG
- a CDS encoding LysR family transcriptional regulator, with the protein MEIYQLRYFLAVAETGNFTKAAGRVFVSQPSLSQQILNLEEEVGQKLFHRMARKVVLTDAGLKLLETARRVLSEVDQTLQELKESTGLGPKVAVGAIPTVASFFFPAVIAHCRANEIPLVIQTQEDFRRPLTEAVLEGHLDWALISVPFNEPRLHFEKLYSEPLWVAMSAHHRLAQVGNLTFDALRDENFILLGEASTLTLQIQHFCGDADFEPRISHRCGQLATAKSLTALGLGITVLPRSARSATDPEGLIFRKFSGPVQPSRDIALVRHRRRHLGRGAQVFADVARAVVGPIASTTTSAPFKSGS; encoded by the coding sequence ATGGAGATCTACCAACTACGTTACTTCTTGGCAGTGGCCGAGACAGGGAATTTTACAAAAGCCGCTGGGCGCGTTTTCGTGTCCCAGCCGTCCCTCAGCCAACAGATTCTTAACCTCGAGGAAGAGGTCGGACAGAAGCTCTTCCACCGCATGGCCCGCAAGGTCGTCCTGACCGACGCCGGGCTTAAGCTGCTCGAAACTGCCCGCCGGGTCCTCAGTGAAGTCGACCAGACCCTGCAGGAACTCAAGGAAAGCACCGGCCTCGGTCCCAAGGTCGCGGTGGGCGCCATCCCTACCGTCGCCTCCTTCTTCTTTCCGGCCGTGATCGCCCATTGCCGGGCCAACGAAATCCCCCTGGTTATCCAGACCCAGGAGGACTTCCGCCGACCCCTGACCGAAGCCGTACTCGAGGGGCACCTGGACTGGGCGCTGATCTCCGTGCCGTTCAATGAGCCGCGACTGCATTTCGAAAAGCTCTATTCCGAGCCGCTCTGGGTCGCGATGAGCGCCCATCACCGGCTGGCCCAAGTCGGCAACCTCACCTTCGATGCCTTGCGCGATGAGAATTTCATTCTGCTCGGCGAGGCCTCCACCCTGACCCTCCAGATCCAGCATTTCTGCGGGGATGCCGATTTCGAGCCGCGCATCAGCCACCGCTGCGGCCAGCTGGCCACGGCCAAGTCCCTGACCGCCCTCGGCCTCGGCATCACGGTCCTCCCCCGCAGCGCCCGCAGCGCCACGGACCCGGAGGGCCTGATCTTCCGGAAGTTCTCGGGGCCGGTCCAACCGTCCCGCGACATCGCCCTCGTCCGACACCGGCGCCGGCACCTCGGGCGGGGGGCGCAGGTCTTCGCTGATGTCGCGCGGGCCGTGGTCGGGCCGATCGCCAGCACCACCACCTCCGCCCCCTTCAAATCCGGCTCCTAA
- a CDS encoding RNA polymerase sigma factor produces MESAHEHNTWKDWIEAHGPRLLLCARQWTRSLADAEDVLQDAFVRYWRHQRQLPGDPRALLVTSIRRAAIDLARRDDRRLAREERAEEPAGAGQTLFQHLPGEGDERRQEIEAALQRLPAEQREVLVLKIWQELTFEQVGIALDIPANTAASRYRYALNALRKQLEPLCHG; encoded by the coding sequence ATGGAGAGCGCCCACGAGCACAACACCTGGAAGGACTGGATCGAGGCCCATGGCCCCCGCCTCCTGCTTTGTGCCCGGCAATGGACCCGTTCCCTCGCGGATGCCGAGGATGTGCTGCAGGACGCCTTTGTGCGTTATTGGCGCCACCAACGGCAGCTACCGGGTGATCCCCGGGCCTTGCTGGTCACCTCGATCCGGCGCGCGGCAATCGACCTCGCCCGGCGCGATGATCGCCGCCTGGCCCGCGAGGAGCGGGCGGAAGAGCCAGCCGGCGCCGGCCAGACCCTCTTTCAACATTTGCCCGGAGAAGGCGACGAGCGCCGTCAGGAAATCGAGGCAGCCTTGCAACGCCTGCCCGCCGAACAGCGTGAGGTCCTCGTGCTTAAGATCTGGCAGGAGCTTACCTTCGAGCAGGTGGGCATCGCGCTTGATATCCCGGCCAACACCGCCGCCTCGCGCTACCGCTATGCCTTGAATGCCCTTCGCAAACAACTGGAGCCCCTTTGCCATGGATGA
- a CDS encoding S1C family serine protease yields the protein MKNPIVIRLVPLLLLAVTAFAETEAKKEIVIRRGPPVHGGGQQLNINMDRRGPGPLEMEKVAYLGVETMPVDPTMAAQLGLPRGTGLVVRRVAEGSPAAGLLQEHDILTKLDDQILVNMPQLSVLVRSHQSGNEVKLTYVRAGKEATATAKLGEREVPKLSSAGAMGAPGLQFFGQNGPMGGGHGMAFSHAMPAMPMAPGQPGAMAMPAMPANEAGDVMRVIGGDRMHWFGQPRVHVLRRQGGMGSTILDLPSGNFVFSDDDGSVEVNASEGKRELTVKDPAGKVTFQGPIGSPEEHAKLPPEVRTRIDAIGGAELDGEAGEIRIETKVLEPASKIRFELPPSGDAANEEDASLRTL from the coding sequence ATGAAAAACCCAATCGTCATTCGCCTTGTTCCGCTCCTCCTGCTCGCCGTCACGGCCTTCGCCGAGACGGAAGCGAAGAAGGAAATCGTCATCCGTCGTGGCCCCCCCGTCCACGGCGGCGGCCAGCAACTTAACATCAACATGGATCGCCGCGGGCCCGGCCCGCTGGAGATGGAGAAGGTCGCCTACCTCGGCGTCGAGACCATGCCAGTGGATCCGACCATGGCGGCGCAACTCGGGCTGCCACGCGGCACGGGCCTCGTCGTTCGTCGTGTCGCCGAGGGCAGTCCGGCCGCCGGTTTGCTCCAGGAGCACGACATCCTGACCAAACTCGATGACCAGATCCTGGTGAACATGCCCCAGCTCAGCGTGCTGGTCCGCAGCCACCAGAGCGGGAACGAAGTGAAGCTGACCTACGTCCGCGCGGGCAAGGAGGCGACCGCCACCGCCAAATTGGGCGAGCGTGAGGTGCCCAAATTATCCTCGGCTGGGGCGATGGGCGCGCCCGGTCTGCAATTCTTCGGGCAAAACGGCCCGATGGGTGGCGGCCATGGCATGGCGTTCTCGCACGCGATGCCCGCCATGCCGATGGCGCCGGGCCAGCCCGGGGCCATGGCCATGCCCGCGATGCCGGCTAACGAGGCCGGCGATGTCATGCGCGTGATTGGTGGCGACCGGATGCACTGGTTTGGTCAGCCCCGCGTGCACGTGCTGCGTCGGCAGGGCGGCATGGGCTCGACGATCCTGGACCTGCCCTCTGGCAATTTTGTTTTCTCGGACGACGACGGGTCGGTCGAGGTCAATGCCTCCGAGGGCAAACGCGAACTCACGGTGAAGGACCCGGCGGGCAAGGTCACCTTTCAGGGACCGATTGGCAGCCCGGAGGAGCACGCCAAACTGCCCCCCGAGGTCCGCACCCGGATCGACGCGATCGGCGGCGCCGAACTGGACGGGGAGGCGGGGGAAATCCGCATCGAGACCAAGGTGCTCGAGCCGGCCTCCAAAATCCGTTTTGAACTGCCGCCCTCGGGCGACGCCGCCAACGAGGAGGACGCCAGCCTGCGGACCCTGTAG
- a CDS encoding DUF4199 domain-containing protein, with protein sequence MGTKFTYALILTIASAVFQLLLYFTGFQTEKLAVGQHLNWLGLIIMIVVLFLGIKAVREEAPDKSLTYGKGVGTGVLISLFSGLMSAVYSFIHFKFVNTEFADYQLELIRAKWEEAGMGAAQMEQAEGFTRAMMGPVAQAIMTPIMAVVLGTIISLIAAAILKRPAPAPTV encoded by the coding sequence ATGGGCACTAAATTCACCTACGCACTGATCCTTACCATCGCGAGCGCGGTTTTCCAGCTGCTCCTTTATTTCACCGGGTTCCAGACCGAGAAACTCGCGGTCGGGCAACACCTCAACTGGCTCGGATTGATCATCATGATCGTCGTGCTGTTCCTCGGCATCAAGGCCGTGCGCGAGGAAGCCCCCGACAAATCCCTGACCTACGGCAAGGGCGTGGGCACCGGCGTGCTCATCTCGCTGTTCAGCGGCCTCATGAGCGCGGTCTACAGCTTCATCCACTTCAAATTCGTGAACACCGAGTTTGCGGACTACCAGCTGGAGCTGATCCGCGCCAAGTGGGAGGAGGCCGGCATGGGTGCCGCCCAGATGGAGCAAGCCGAGGGTTTCACCCGGGCGATGATGGGCCCGGTGGCCCAGGCCATCATGACCCCGATCATGGCTGTCGTGCTCGGCACGATCATCTCCCTCATCGCCGCGGCGATCCTCAAGCGCCCCGCCCCGGCCCCGACCGTCTGA
- a CDS encoding Smr/MutS family protein has product MPPADDNAPVAIPITGELDLHTFRPSEIPSLLDEYFAACRRRGRYRVRVIHGKGTGTLRATVQAHLRRAPEIAGWATGDETSGGWGATIVTLKPDDSC; this is encoded by the coding sequence GTGCCACCCGCCGACGATAACGCACCGGTCGCCATCCCCATCACGGGCGAGCTGGATCTGCACACCTTTCGCCCGTCGGAGATTCCTTCGCTTTTGGATGAATATTTCGCCGCCTGTCGCCGGCGCGGACGGTACCGCGTGCGTGTCATCCACGGCAAAGGGACCGGCACGCTCCGGGCCACGGTCCAGGCGCACCTGCGTCGCGCGCCAGAGATTGCCGGTTGGGCCACCGGGGATGAGACCTCCGGCGGCTGGGGGGCGACGATCGTTACACTAAAGCCCGACGATTCCTGCTGA
- a CDS encoding ABC transporter ATP-binding protein codes for MLVLENIGKRYGTLTALDGVSLRIEAGEFFGLLGPNGAGKSTLMSLVAGLRSPDTGSITLDGRPLTAADAAARMTLGLVPQHIALYPKLSAEQNLKIFGQLYGLGGALLRERIDGGLEAMHLADRRRDPVHTFSGGMQRRLNIVASLLHRPKLLLCDEPTVGVDPQSRNAIFEFLEHLNREGLTVIYSTHYMEEATRLCSRIGIIDHGKIHALGTLDELLLRLPFEEEIRFPADDRTAGLAAQLADAGTIEQTEELFRFRPRPGYPLSTFYGRTESLGLPARLFTSQRPTLEALFLHLTGRKLRE; via the coding sequence ATGCTCGTTCTGGAAAACATCGGCAAACGTTACGGCACCCTTACCGCCTTGGATGGCGTGTCCCTCCGCATCGAGGCCGGCGAATTTTTCGGCCTGCTCGGGCCCAACGGGGCCGGCAAGTCCACGCTCATGTCGCTGGTGGCCGGACTGCGGTCACCCGATACCGGCAGCATCACTCTCGACGGCCGGCCCCTGACGGCGGCGGATGCGGCTGCGCGGATGACCCTTGGGCTGGTGCCCCAGCACATCGCACTCTACCCGAAGCTCAGCGCCGAGCAGAACCTGAAGATCTTCGGTCAGCTCTACGGATTGGGCGGCGCGTTGTTGCGTGAGCGGATCGACGGCGGGCTGGAGGCGATGCATCTCGCCGACCGGCGGCGGGACCCGGTGCACACCTTCTCGGGCGGCATGCAACGCCGGCTCAACATCGTCGCTTCGCTCCTGCACCGGCCGAAGCTGCTGCTCTGCGACGAGCCGACGGTCGGCGTGGACCCGCAGTCGCGCAACGCCATCTTTGAATTCCTCGAGCACCTGAACCGCGAGGGCCTGACGGTCATCTACTCGACCCACTACATGGAGGAAGCGACGCGGCTGTGTTCCCGAATCGGGATCATCGATCATGGCAAGATCCACGCCCTGGGCACGCTGGACGAGCTTTTGCTCCGGTTGCCCTTCGAGGAGGAGATCCGGTTTCCGGCGGACGACCGCACCGCGGGACTGGCCGCGCAACTGGCCGACGCGGGCACGATCGAGCAGACGGAGGAATTGTTCCGCTTCCGTCCCCGTCCCGGTTATCCGCTTTCAACCTTTTACGGCCGGACGGAATCGCTCGGCCTGCCGGCGCGGCTCTTCACCAGCCAACGGCCCACGCTCGAGGCGCTCTTCCTTCACCTGACCGGGCGCAAGCTGCGCGAATAA
- a CDS encoding ABC transporter permease, with translation MRTILVLVRKDLALFFRNKAAVSLTFLVPFVLIWLFGMVFGVNRKDSGPSGITLAVINASSDPAAEKLVQALQAEKTFKVITSWPAADGTERPLREEDLLPLMRANHFRFAVVIPADLISPTAFGLHLKIFNNPRNEIETQLVNGILQKTIFANVPQLLGQSLIARGRGLIGASEQSEFNRGIADQVAKSFGGDPTVILRGIEQGDFGLGKVLGGNENGSGSATSLMDQALRIESVQVAGQDVKSPAATRIVGGWAMQFLLFALSGAATALFYERDHGIFHRILAGPVGRAQILWSKFIYGICIGMIQLIVLFIGGRILYGIDIENHFGMLLLVCVFAAAACTAFGMLLAAVTNSPEAASGLATFCILLMCAVGGAWFPVTLMPEAVQQFSKLTLVYWAMEGFAQVLWADASLGELLPTLGILGGMTAIVMTIAVWRFNRGNIFG, from the coding sequence ATGCGCACCATCCTCGTTCTCGTCCGGAAGGATCTCGCCCTGTTTTTCCGCAACAAGGCGGCGGTTTCGCTGACCTTCCTCGTGCCCTTCGTCCTGATCTGGCTGTTTGGCATGGTGTTCGGGGTCAACCGCAAGGACAGCGGTCCGAGCGGCATCACGCTGGCCGTGATCAATGCCAGCAGCGATCCGGCGGCGGAAAAACTAGTCCAAGCCCTGCAGGCGGAGAAGACCTTCAAGGTGATCACCTCCTGGCCCGCCGCGGATGGGACGGAGCGGCCGCTGCGCGAAGAGGATCTCCTGCCGCTCATGCGGGCCAACCACTTTCGTTTTGCGGTCGTGATCCCGGCCGACCTGATCAGCCCGACCGCGTTTGGCCTGCATCTGAAGATCTTTAACAACCCGCGCAATGAGATCGAAACGCAGCTGGTCAACGGCATCCTCCAAAAGACGATCTTCGCCAACGTGCCGCAGTTGCTCGGCCAGTCCTTGATCGCGCGCGGCCGGGGGCTGATCGGTGCGTCGGAGCAGTCTGAGTTCAACCGGGGCATCGCGGATCAGGTCGCCAAGAGCTTCGGCGGGGATCCGACCGTGATTCTGCGCGGCATCGAGCAAGGGGATTTCGGATTGGGGAAGGTGCTGGGCGGTAATGAAAACGGGAGCGGCTCCGCGACCTCCCTAATGGATCAGGCCCTGCGGATCGAGTCCGTCCAGGTGGCCGGGCAGGACGTGAAGTCGCCGGCGGCGACGCGCATCGTCGGCGGCTGGGCCATGCAATTTCTGCTCTTTGCGCTGAGCGGGGCGGCCACGGCATTGTTTTATGAGCGGGACCACGGGATCTTTCACCGCATCCTTGCGGGGCCGGTCGGGCGCGCGCAGATCCTCTGGAGCAAATTCATCTACGGCATCTGCATCGGGATGATCCAACTCATCGTGCTCTTCATTGGCGGACGGATCCTGTACGGGATCGATATCGAGAATCATTTCGGGATGCTGCTCCTCGTGTGCGTCTTTGCGGCGGCCGCGTGCACAGCCTTCGGGATGCTCCTGGCCGCAGTGACCAACTCGCCCGAGGCGGCCAGCGGCCTGGCCACCTTTTGCATCCTGCTGATGTGTGCCGTGGGCGGGGCGTGGTTTCCCGTGACTCTGATGCCGGAGGCCGTCCAGCAGTTCAGCAAGCTGACACTCGTCTACTGGGCGATGGAGGGTTTCGCCCAGGTTTTGTGGGCGGACGCGTCGCTGGGTGAATTGCTGCCGACGCTGGGCATCCTCGGCGGGATGACGGCAATCGTGATGACGATCGCCGTGTGGCGCTTCAACCGGGGGAATATTTTCGGCTGA
- a CDS encoding Sec-independent protein translocase subunit TatA/TatB: MTGFPTLPPAFIEGIGGPELLMIMFVILLLFGANRMPDLARGFGRAVREFKKATSGVEQEVRRAMEEPPPSPKPRPLGTIGQGETPPPAPPPAQTPPPPAAG, translated from the coding sequence ATGACCGGCTTTCCTACCCTACCCCCCGCCTTCATTGAGGGCATCGGCGGTCCCGAGCTGCTCATGATCATGTTTGTGATCCTGCTGCTCTTTGGGGCCAACCGGATGCCCGACCTCGCCCGTGGCTTCGGCCGGGCCGTCCGCGAATTCAAGAAGGCCACCAGCGGAGTCGAACAGGAAGTCCGTCGCGCCATGGAGGAACCGCCCCCGTCGCCGAAGCCCCGCCCCCTGGGGACCATCGGTCAGGGCGAAACGCCCCCTCCCGCCCCGCCCCCCGCGCAAACTCCGCCGCCCCCGGCCGCCGGTTAA
- a CDS encoding aldose epimerase, with protein MERIPYLGHTIFKWQVGASSFLALPEKGARLMNWNVTLGDGSVRDILYWPEVDNLDAIASIRGGNPILFPFNGRTYDRGEIHHWRAEDGVRRPMPMHGLARQGQFRLTRLDEGGFSAQFVPDEAAKAAYPYDYEFVVSYRFDPLALFVELQLTNLGNTPMPWSAGHHFYFTLPWSPGRTRRDYTLETTATKHLRRDEQGQLAAGPQTETRSTLDNPNLVDLIHTGLKREVFAVTEAGTGNRLYFRTSMAGSTAKDLAVVTWTADEKSPYYCIEPWMGPPNAPETKVGLHSVAPGQTQKFYVEISLG; from the coding sequence ATGGAACGCATCCCGTATCTCGGGCACACAATCTTCAAGTGGCAGGTCGGCGCCTCGTCCTTTCTCGCCCTGCCGGAAAAGGGCGCGCGGCTCATGAACTGGAACGTCACCCTCGGCGACGGCAGTGTGCGCGACATCCTGTACTGGCCCGAGGTGGACAACCTGGATGCCATCGCGAGCATCCGCGGCGGCAACCCGATCCTCTTTCCCTTCAACGGCCGCACCTACGACCGCGGCGAGATCCACCATTGGCGGGCTGAGGACGGGGTGCGCCGCCCCATGCCCATGCACGGCCTGGCGCGGCAGGGTCAGTTCCGCCTCACCCGCCTCGACGAGGGCGGCTTCTCCGCCCAGTTCGTGCCCGACGAGGCCGCCAAGGCGGCCTACCCCTACGACTACGAATTCGTCGTGAGCTACCGTTTCGACCCCCTCGCCCTGTTCGTCGAGCTGCAGCTGACCAATCTGGGCAACACGCCCATGCCCTGGTCGGCCGGCCACCACTTCTATTTCACCCTGCCGTGGAGCCCCGGCCGCACCCGTCGCGACTACACGCTCGAGACCACCGCCACCAAGCACCTGCGACGCGATGAGCAGGGTCAGCTCGCCGCCGGCCCCCAGACCGAGACCCGGTCCACCCTGGATAATCCGAACCTCGTCGACCTGATCCACACCGGCCTGAAACGGGAGGTCTTCGCCGTCACCGAGGCCGGCACCGGCAACCGCCTCTACTTCCGCACCAGCATGGCCGGCAGCACCGCCAAGGACCTGGCCGTGGTCACCTGGACCGCGGACGAAAAGTCCCCGTACTATTGCATCGAGCCCTGGATGGGACCGCCCAATGCGCCCGAGACCAAGGTCGGCCTGCACAGCGTCGCCCCGGGCCAGACCCAGAAATTCTACGTCGAAATTTCGCTCGGTTGA